Proteins from a single region of Bdellovibrio bacteriovorus HD100:
- the guaA gene encoding glutamine-hydrolyzing GMP synthase — protein MRGFVILDFGSQFTQLIARRLREMGFYSEIHSFEYPTEEIRKKNPYGIILSGGPNSVYEAGSPQRNVAELRNISPVMGVCYGMQLLTHQLGGKVTRAEHREYGLNYVTWSSPVQGVPERQKVWMSHGDVVEKAPEGFKIIANSDGHHPAAMQGPGVLAVQFHPEVAHTDHGMDLLKYFAQGMCKAPADWDAPHIKDILIKEAQDKVGPTDHVLVGLSGGVDSTVVATLLTKALGAERVHCVFVDNGLLRKNEYEAVLESYHRIGLNVRGVDASEEFLSALQGKSDPEDKRKTIGRVFIEVFDKSYDHKLPIKWLAQGTLYPDVIESVSSVGGSVTIKSHHNVGGLPEKMKLGLVEPVRELFKDEVRALGAQLGLPKEMLWRHPFPGPGLAIRVLGEVTKEKLQILKEADDVYISELRRRGLYEKIWQAFCVLLPVKTVGVQGDSRTYDHVLALRAVTSSDGMTADWYPFEFQFLREVSNLITNKVKGVNRVVYDVTSKPPGTIEWE, from the coding sequence ATGCGTGGTTTTGTCATTCTTGATTTTGGTTCCCAGTTCACACAATTGATTGCCCGTCGTCTGCGCGAGATGGGTTTTTATTCAGAAATTCATTCCTTCGAATATCCCACGGAAGAAATCCGTAAGAAAAATCCTTACGGCATCATCTTAAGCGGCGGTCCGAATTCAGTTTATGAAGCCGGTTCACCGCAAAGAAATGTGGCTGAACTTCGTAACATAAGTCCTGTGATGGGCGTTTGTTATGGAATGCAGCTTTTGACTCACCAGTTAGGCGGCAAGGTGACTCGCGCTGAACACCGTGAGTATGGTCTGAATTATGTAACATGGTCCAGTCCGGTCCAGGGTGTTCCTGAAAGACAAAAAGTTTGGATGAGTCACGGCGACGTGGTTGAAAAAGCCCCCGAGGGTTTTAAAATCATCGCAAATTCCGACGGCCATCATCCCGCAGCCATGCAGGGTCCCGGCGTTTTGGCGGTGCAGTTCCATCCCGAGGTGGCGCACACCGATCACGGAATGGATCTGTTGAAATATTTCGCGCAAGGCATGTGTAAAGCTCCGGCGGACTGGGATGCTCCTCACATCAAGGATATTTTGATCAAGGAAGCGCAAGACAAAGTCGGACCTACGGATCATGTTCTGGTGGGTTTAAGTGGCGGCGTTGATTCCACGGTGGTGGCGACTCTGCTGACCAAGGCTTTGGGTGCTGAGCGTGTTCACTGCGTGTTTGTTGATAACGGTCTTTTGCGTAAAAACGAGTACGAAGCAGTGCTTGAGTCTTATCATCGCATTGGGCTGAATGTGCGCGGTGTGGATGCTTCTGAAGAGTTTCTTTCAGCCCTTCAAGGAAAGTCTGATCCTGAAGACAAGCGTAAAACCATCGGACGTGTGTTTATTGAAGTCTTTGATAAAAGCTATGATCACAAACTTCCGATCAAATGGCTGGCGCAAGGAACACTTTATCCGGATGTGATTGAAAGTGTGTCGTCAGTGGGCGGCAGTGTGACCATCAAGTCGCACCACAATGTGGGTGGTCTGCCGGAAAAAATGAAATTGGGTCTGGTGGAGCCAGTTCGCGAATTGTTCAAAGATGAAGTGCGCGCTCTGGGGGCACAGCTTGGACTTCCAAAAGAAATGCTGTGGCGTCATCCGTTCCCGGGGCCGGGCTTGGCAATTCGTGTGTTGGGTGAAGTGACGAAAGAAAAACTGCAAATTCTTAAAGAAGCAGATGATGTTTATATTTCAGAACTTCGCCGCCGCGGCCTTTACGAAAAAATCTGGCAGGCGTTCTGTGTTTTGCTTCCGGTAAAAACCGTGGGCGTGCAGGGGGACTCCAGAACTTACGATCACGTTCTGGCCTTGCGTGCAGTCACCTCCAGTGACGGCATGACCGCAGACTGGTATCCTTTCGAATTCCAGTTCCTGCGTGAGGTCTCCAATCTGATCACTAACAAAGTCAAAGGCGTCAACCGCGTCGTCTACGACGTCACCAGCAAACCCCCCGGCACCATCGAGTGGGAATAA
- the guaB gene encoding IMP dehydrogenase, whose product MDREVPYALTFDDILLLPQYSEITPTDVVPRSVFARGKYLNTPIISAAMDTVTENRVARVMAQHGGLGIIHKNMDIDKQALEVEKVKKYESGMIMDPITLGPDHLVEEAVALMEKYSISGVPVTVNGELVGILTNRDLRFEENFNQPIRNLMTKENLVTAKMGTTLDEAKKILQKHRIEKLPVVDSKGKLKGLITIKDIEKAKNYPQATKDEHGRLFVGAAVGVGPDSRDRVEALVAADVDVLCVDTAHGHSKNVIEMVKYISQKHKDVIVVAGNVVTADGTQALLDAGAEVVKVGVGPGSICTTRVVAGVGMPQISAVMECAKVARSRGKTIIADGGIKFSGDITKALALGANSVMIGNLLAGAEESPGETILFQGRTYKVYRGMGSLGAMSKGSKDRYGQMDVEENDKLVPEGIEGKVAYKGSASGVIHQLIGGLKSGMGYVGARNIDELQSKAKFVQISAMGLRESHVHDVSITKEAPNYRIES is encoded by the coding sequence ATGGATCGTGAAGTCCCTTACGCACTGACGTTTGACGATATTCTTCTTCTTCCCCAATACTCTGAAATCACTCCCACGGATGTTGTACCTCGTTCTGTATTTGCCCGTGGTAAATATCTGAACACGCCGATCATTTCCGCGGCGATGGACACGGTGACTGAAAACCGCGTTGCGCGGGTCATGGCTCAACATGGTGGTTTGGGGATCATTCATAAAAATATGGATATCGACAAACAGGCCCTGGAAGTTGAAAAGGTAAAAAAATATGAAAGCGGCATGATCATGGATCCCATCACTCTGGGGCCGGATCATCTGGTGGAAGAAGCTGTGGCCCTGATGGAAAAATATTCCATCAGCGGTGTTCCAGTCACAGTCAATGGTGAGCTGGTCGGAATTCTGACCAATCGCGATCTGCGCTTTGAGGAAAACTTCAATCAGCCGATTCGCAATCTGATGACCAAAGAAAATCTGGTCACTGCGAAAATGGGCACAACTTTGGATGAAGCAAAAAAGATTCTGCAAAAACACCGCATTGAAAAGCTGCCGGTGGTGGATTCCAAAGGCAAACTAAAAGGTCTGATCACGATCAAGGATATTGAAAAGGCTAAAAATTATCCTCAAGCCACCAAGGACGAACATGGTCGTCTGTTTGTCGGGGCTGCGGTGGGCGTGGGGCCTGATTCCCGTGACCGCGTGGAGGCGTTGGTGGCGGCGGATGTCGACGTTCTTTGTGTCGACACAGCCCATGGTCACTCTAAAAACGTGATCGAAATGGTAAAGTATATTTCCCAGAAACATAAAGATGTGATTGTTGTGGCTGGAAACGTCGTGACGGCTGATGGCACGCAAGCCTTGCTGGACGCCGGTGCTGAAGTTGTCAAAGTTGGTGTGGGACCTGGAAGTATTTGCACCACGCGTGTGGTGGCCGGTGTCGGGATGCCGCAGATTTCTGCGGTGATGGAATGTGCGAAGGTTGCGCGTTCCCGCGGTAAAACAATTATTGCTGACGGCGGTATCAAATTCTCTGGCGACATCACCAAGGCGCTGGCTTTGGGTGCAAATTCCGTGATGATCGGAAACCTGCTGGCGGGGGCTGAAGAATCACCGGGCGAAACAATCTTGTTCCAGGGTCGTACATACAAAGTCTATCGCGGGATGGGCAGTCTGGGGGCGATGTCCAAAGGTTCCAAAGACCGTTATGGCCAAATGGACGTCGAAGAAAATGACAAGCTTGTTCCAGAGGGCATCGAAGGCAAGGTCGCTTACAAAGGATCTGCTTCCGGAGTCATTCATCAATTGATCGGTGGCTTGAAATCCGGAATGGGTTATGTCGGCGCCCGCAATATAGATGAGCTGCAGAGCAAGGCGAAGTTCGTGCAGATTTCTGCCATGGGTCTTCGTGAATCCCACGTGCATGATGTCAGCATCACCAAAGAAGCACCTAACTATCGAATTGAGTCATAA
- a CDS encoding gamma carbonic anhydrase family protein: MSNRLVNARGMSPVIGEKVFVADNARIISNVEIGDGSSIWYNVVIRGDVMPIRIGKEVNVQDGSVIHGTYEKWGTTLHDRVTIGHLVMLHGCEIGRGTLVGMGSIIMDGCKVGEHCLIGAGTLITEGTEIPPRSLVVGRPGKVKRALTDEEVALLEKSADNYLLYKTWY, translated from the coding sequence ATGAGCAACAGGTTAGTGAATGCACGCGGCATGTCTCCGGTGATTGGTGAAAAAGTATTTGTGGCGGACAACGCCCGCATTATCAGCAATGTGGAAATTGGCGACGGCTCATCAATCTGGTACAATGTTGTGATTCGCGGTGACGTGATGCCGATTCGAATTGGCAAAGAGGTCAATGTTCAGGATGGTTCCGTCATTCATGGAACCTATGAAAAATGGGGAACAACGCTCCATGACCGCGTGACTATTGGGCATTTGGTGATGCTGCATGGCTGTGAGATTGGTCGCGGCACTCTGGTCGGTATGGGTTCTATTATCATGGATGGCTGCAAAGTCGGCGAGCATTGTTTGATTGGTGCAGGAACCCTGATCACTGAAGGAACTGAAATTCCACCACGCAGTCTGGTTGTTGGGCGCCCGGGCAAGGTCAAGCGGGCGCTGACGGATGAAGAGGTGGCATTGCTTGAAAAGTCCGCTGACAACTATCTTCTCTACAAGACCTGGTACTAA
- a CDS encoding patatin-like phospholipase family protein, which yields MPTLGLVLSGGGARGAYQAGVLAAIAHICSRQRLDDPFQVYSGVSAGAINVALLAGNPSSFIESSNNLVNLWSKIDSDNVFYADLMALSRGGLQWMTEFSLGGSKKDSGLRSLLSTHPLHNFILGKCQFGEIQKKINSGVLRAVSVSALDYDSVSTVSFFQGLPELKTWERGMHRSEKVELSVEHIMASSAIPMLFPPVKIQDRYYGDGCIRNQSPCGPAIYLGASRLLAIGVRRRQDTFYSYHHASGGEMPTVARVANVLMNAVMMDGLEADIQRIQQINEGLRGLSSEERRRSSWHELEALWISPSVDFSELAKKKGNELPRIIRYLLRGPGSLDESAEMLSYLMFTPTYCRQLIDIGFSDGMKEKEKIADFFARANEEVDSLGAKL from the coding sequence ATGCCAACACTGGGTCTTGTGCTTTCCGGGGGTGGCGCCCGCGGGGCCTATCAAGCCGGTGTGCTTGCGGCGATCGCCCATATTTGCTCCCGTCAAAGGCTGGACGATCCTTTTCAAGTGTATTCCGGAGTCAGTGCTGGTGCCATCAATGTGGCTCTGCTGGCCGGGAATCCATCGTCGTTTATTGAAAGCAGCAACAATCTGGTGAATCTGTGGTCGAAGATCGACAGTGACAATGTTTTTTATGCGGATTTGATGGCGCTATCCCGGGGTGGACTGCAATGGATGACGGAGTTTTCCCTTGGGGGGAGCAAAAAGGATTCAGGACTTCGTTCGCTATTGTCCACGCACCCGCTGCATAACTTTATCCTGGGTAAATGTCAGTTCGGTGAGATTCAGAAAAAAATCAACAGTGGGGTTTTGCGGGCGGTTTCGGTGTCAGCGCTTGATTATGACTCGGTTTCAACTGTCAGTTTTTTTCAAGGTCTTCCCGAGTTGAAAACCTGGGAGCGGGGTATGCATCGCAGTGAAAAGGTGGAGCTGTCGGTTGAACATATCATGGCTTCTTCCGCGATCCCCATGTTGTTTCCACCGGTAAAAATTCAGGACCGCTACTATGGTGACGGCTGCATCCGCAATCAGTCACCTTGTGGCCCGGCGATTTATCTGGGAGCCAGTCGATTGCTGGCCATTGGAGTTCGTCGCAGGCAGGACACGTTCTACAGTTATCATCACGCCAGTGGCGGAGAAATGCCCACCGTGGCCCGGGTAGCGAATGTGCTGATGAACGCGGTGATGATGGATGGGCTGGAAGCAGACATTCAGCGCATTCAGCAGATCAATGAAGGATTGCGGGGACTTTCCAGCGAGGAGCGCCGTCGCTCGAGCTGGCATGAGCTGGAGGCGTTGTGGATTTCCCCGTCGGTCGATTTTTCCGAATTGGCGAAAAAGAAGGGCAATGAGCTTCCCCGCATCATCCGTTATCTGTTACGGGGGCCAGGGTCGTTGGATGAATCAGCAGAGATGCTCAGTTACCTGATGTTCACGCCCACTTATTGTCGTCAGTTGATTGATATCGGTTTTTCAGATGGGATGAAAGAAAAGGAAAAAATTGCCGATTTTTTTGCGCGCGCCAACGAAGAGGTTGATTCTTTAGGGGCGAAACTTTAG
- a CDS encoding cation:proton antiporter, whose amino-acid sequence MHHLPHLITDLGFILMIAALSTLLFKKLGQPQVLGYLIAGFLVSPHVPFLPTVTDKVSIQVWSEIGVIFLLFSLGLEFSFKKLFKVGGSASFTAVFEVVFMVALGYLVGHLLGWNNIDSLFFGGILSVSSTTIIVRAFQELGMKGKKFVELVFGILVVEDIVAILLLVLLTAIASSDTFSTAELAFSGLRLLFFIALWFVVGIFLIPIFLRKIRSLLEDETLLLVSIGLCFMMVMIAAGVGFSPALGAFVMGSLLAETPEGHQMEHVLQPVKNLFAAIFFVSVGMMIDPKVIIERWDLVILVTLVTIVGKFVSTFLGAVLSGQGRKQAFQSGMSLAQIGEFSFIIAALGVSLKVTSDFLYPLAIAVSAVTTFTTPYLIKVADPFYRWVEARLPEGVKRNLDQYHASFSQAGEQKAGTLIMKTYGMKILLNTVMVIAIMAAFKAVVNLEIQKYLQESPWAGGISMFICLLISAPFIWGIVMSGPSLRAQRELEELQKLRGLQAGLFVGRLALAVILLGVLVSQFATLKVASGVIVAVIGVAALAGQLWVQRLYQFIEKNFQKNLTEKERKELVSSSVAKNFLPWETTLGNYDIAAESSLVGRTLRDLSFKENYGVTVAAVFRGAKRYFAPDGEFVLWPHDKLICFGSEEELQSFHTFLEGEKAAQVLEPEMTTRQDDYRLSSFVVLDDSKFKDKTIRESGIRESYHGMVVGIERGPQRILGPRASFTLRENDLVWVVSDKKQSQVTV is encoded by the coding sequence ATGCATCATCTGCCTCATTTGATTACGGATCTTGGTTTTATTCTTATGATCGCAGCGCTTTCCACGCTGCTTTTCAAAAAACTTGGTCAGCCTCAGGTGCTGGGGTATCTGATTGCAGGTTTTTTAGTCAGTCCGCACGTCCCATTTTTACCCACTGTCACTGACAAGGTCAGCATTCAGGTCTGGTCTGAGATCGGTGTGATCTTTCTGCTTTTCAGTCTGGGTTTGGAATTCAGTTTCAAAAAGCTTTTTAAAGTTGGCGGGTCGGCAAGTTTTACCGCGGTCTTTGAAGTCGTATTCATGGTGGCTCTCGGATATCTGGTGGGGCACTTGCTGGGCTGGAACAATATCGACAGTTTGTTCTTTGGCGGGATTCTTTCTGTTTCCTCCACCACGATCATTGTGCGGGCCTTCCAGGAACTGGGGATGAAGGGTAAAAAGTTCGTTGAACTTGTTTTCGGAATCCTGGTGGTTGAGGACATCGTCGCCATTTTGCTTTTGGTTCTGCTGACGGCGATCGCCAGCTCAGACACGTTCTCAACCGCAGAGCTGGCATTTTCGGGCCTTCGTTTGTTGTTCTTTATTGCCCTTTGGTTTGTTGTCGGGATTTTCCTGATTCCGATTTTTCTGCGCAAGATCCGCAGTCTTCTGGAAGACGAGACCCTGCTGCTGGTGTCCATCGGTTTGTGTTTTATGATGGTCATGATCGCAGCGGGTGTGGGGTTTTCCCCGGCCCTGGGGGCTTTCGTGATGGGATCTTTGCTGGCTGAGACCCCGGAGGGTCACCAGATGGAGCATGTGCTTCAGCCGGTGAAAAATCTTTTTGCCGCGATCTTCTTTGTCTCTGTGGGGATGATGATTGATCCGAAGGTCATTATTGAACGCTGGGACCTGGTGATTCTGGTGACCCTGGTGACTATCGTTGGAAAGTTTGTGAGCACCTTCCTGGGGGCGGTTTTGTCGGGGCAGGGCCGCAAGCAGGCCTTCCAGTCGGGGATGAGTCTCGCGCAAATCGGAGAGTTTTCGTTCATCATCGCGGCCCTGGGGGTCAGTCTGAAAGTCACCAGTGACTTCCTGTATCCGCTGGCTATTGCGGTGTCTGCTGTGACGACCTTTACAACTCCATACCTGATAAAAGTGGCGGACCCTTTTTATCGTTGGGTCGAGGCAAGGCTTCCAGAGGGTGTGAAGCGCAATCTAGATCAGTACCATGCGTCCTTTAGTCAGGCCGGGGAACAGAAAGCCGGAACTCTTATAATGAAAACTTACGGGATGAAAATCCTGTTGAACACTGTGATGGTGATCGCCATTATGGCGGCTTTCAAAGCGGTTGTGAATCTGGAGATTCAAAAGTATCTGCAGGAAAGTCCATGGGCTGGTGGAATTTCCATGTTTATCTGTCTGCTGATCTCAGCGCCCTTTATCTGGGGGATCGTGATGAGTGGTCCGTCCTTGCGTGCCCAGCGCGAACTTGAAGAGCTGCAAAAACTGCGCGGACTTCAGGCGGGACTTTTTGTCGGACGCCTGGCGCTGGCAGTGATTTTGTTGGGGGTTTTGGTCAGTCAGTTTGCGACTTTGAAAGTCGCTTCCGGTGTGATTGTGGCTGTTATTGGGGTTGCGGCTTTGGCTGGTCAGTTGTGGGTTCAGCGGCTGTATCAGTTTATAGAAAAGAATTTCCAGAAAAACCTTACAGAAAAAGAGCGCAAAGAACTGGTCAGCAGTTCTGTCGCAAAAAACTTCCTGCCATGGGAAACCACGCTGGGGAACTACGACATTGCGGCGGAATCGTCGCTGGTGGGCCGGACTTTGCGGGATCTGTCGTTCAAGGAAAACTATGGGGTCACGGTGGCGGCGGTCTTCCGGGGTGCCAAACGCTATTTTGCCCCGGATGGGGAGTTCGTATTGTGGCCTCATGACAAACTGATTTGTTTCGGAAGTGAAGAAGAACTGCAAAGTTTCCATACCTTCCTGGAAGGAGAAAAGGCCGCGCAGGTGCTTGAGCCGGAGATGACCACTCGCCAGGATGATTATCGTCTTTCCTCTTTTGTTGTGTTGGATGATTCAAAGTTCAAAGATAAAACGATCCGTGAAAGCGGTATCCGTGAATCCTATCATGGCATGGTCGTGGGAATCGAGCGTGGACCGCAGCGTATTTTGGGTCCGCGGGCCAGTTTCACTTTGCGGGAGAACGACCTTGTCTGGGTTGTTTCTGATAAAAAGCAAAGTCAGGTGACAGTTTAA
- a CDS encoding bifunctional nuclease family protein: MKDIQNFNSLKAQIVFSNESREEETFHQKELVQLFPYGLSVTTDATRPFLLLKDEAHQYTLPVAVSAIDAGVALSQSNKMILESSPHKFTALMLDSLGIEIKQAVFVEIKGAHQYLRLYISGHPQTNSLKLRADEAMSLCLYLGVPLFATKSFIGRSRVMNAEVEGGAQNFQNFGLMDKGSGYLN, from the coding sequence ATGAAAGACATCCAGAATTTCAACTCACTTAAAGCACAAATCGTGTTTTCAAATGAATCCCGGGAAGAGGAAACCTTCCATCAAAAAGAACTGGTGCAACTGTTCCCTTATGGGCTGTCGGTGACCACCGATGCGACGCGCCCGTTTTTGCTTTTGAAGGACGAGGCTCATCAGTACACTTTGCCTGTGGCCGTCAGTGCCATTGATGCGGGGGTGGCGCTGTCTCAAAGTAACAAAATGATTCTGGAGTCGTCACCGCACAAGTTCACCGCGCTGATGCTGGATTCTTTGGGCATCGAAATAAAACAGGCGGTTTTTGTCGAAATCAAAGGCGCCCATCAGTATCTGCGACTTTACATCAGCGGTCATCCGCAGACCAACTCGTTGAAGTTGCGCGCCGATGAGGCGATGTCCCTGTGTCTGTATCTGGGAGTGCCTCTGTTTGCGACGAAGAGCTTTATTGGACGTTCCCGTGTGATGAATGCTGAAGTCGAGGGCGGCGCACAAAATTTCCAGAATTTCGGTCTCATGGATAAAGGCTCTGGATATTTGAACTAG
- the miaB gene encoding tRNA (N6-isopentenyl adenosine(37)-C2)-methylthiotransferase MiaB, giving the protein MDDITQNLESVEKNPDIGMGRGVYISTYGCQMNVNDTERMYALLEMQNFVPVTDPKKASLIIINSCSVREKPVHKVYSEVGTYKYMKRKNPELKIGVGGCVGQQEKENLMKTQPMIDFVFGTDQIDSLPQLVAKSFAGERRLVNSRFEHRSPYHIETLVRNPGVATYVNITKGCDNFCTFCVVPYTRGREKSRPVQHILTDIRHLVKRGVKEVTLLGQNVNSYQGDEGIDFADLLAKVAKETDVERIRYTTSHPKDFNQKLVDVMAEHSNKIMEYIHLPFQAGSTKVLERMNRNYTREEYLERIAMIQKGLPNVCFSTDIIVGFPGETEEDFQDTLNMVTEVGFETIFAFSYSPRPFTKAAKFEDQLPEDVKNERLNRLFDVHEAMAFERVKRYEGTTMKVLVENVDRDHGKMQGRSTGNKLVHFLGTADLIGKTVDVKITKAFPAVFRGEMI; this is encoded by the coding sequence GTGGATGACATCACCCAAAATCTTGAAAGTGTTGAGAAAAATCCCGATATCGGGATGGGTCGTGGCGTCTATATTTCAACCTATGGTTGTCAGATGAATGTGAACGACACCGAGCGAATGTATGCTTTGCTTGAGATGCAGAACTTTGTGCCGGTGACGGATCCTAAAAAGGCTTCGCTGATTATTATCAATTCCTGCAGTGTGCGTGAAAAACCTGTTCACAAGGTTTATTCCGAAGTTGGCACCTACAAATACATGAAACGCAAAAACCCTGAACTGAAAATCGGCGTTGGGGGCTGCGTGGGTCAGCAGGAAAAAGAAAATCTGATGAAGACCCAGCCAATGATCGACTTTGTTTTCGGCACGGATCAGATCGACAGTCTGCCGCAGCTGGTGGCGAAGTCTTTTGCCGGGGAACGCAGGCTGGTGAACTCCCGCTTTGAACACCGTTCGCCTTATCACATTGAAACTTTGGTGCGCAATCCTGGTGTGGCCACTTATGTGAACATCACCAAGGGCTGCGACAATTTCTGTACATTCTGTGTGGTGCCTTACACACGCGGGCGTGAAAAATCGCGCCCGGTTCAGCACATCCTGACCGACATCCGACATCTGGTAAAACGCGGCGTGAAAGAAGTCACTTTGCTGGGACAGAATGTAAACTCTTACCAGGGTGACGAAGGCATCGACTTTGCTGATCTGCTGGCGAAGGTCGCCAAAGAAACCGACGTTGAGCGCATCCGCTACACGACTTCACACCCCAAGGACTTTAATCAGAAGCTGGTCGATGTGATGGCCGAACACTCCAACAAGATCATGGAATACATCCATCTGCCGTTTCAGGCGGGCAGCACCAAGGTGCTGGAGCGCATGAACCGCAACTATACGCGCGAAGAGTATCTGGAGCGCATTGCGATGATTCAAAAGGGGCTGCCGAATGTCTGCTTTTCAACGGACATCATCGTTGGCTTCCCAGGTGAGACTGAAGAGGACTTCCAGGACACATTGAACATGGTGACTGAAGTCGGCTTTGAAACCATCTTTGCGTTCAGCTATTCACCGCGTCCGTTCACCAAGGCGGCAAAGTTTGAAGATCAGCTGCCGGAAGATGTGAAGAATGAGCGTTTGAATCGTCTGTTTGATGTGCATGAGGCCATGGCCTTTGAGCGCGTAAAGCGCTACGAAGGCACCACCATGAAGGTCCTGGTTGAAAACGTGGACCGGGATCACGGAAAAATGCAAGGCAGAAGCACTGGTAACAAGCTGGTGCACTTCCTGGGAACCGCGGATTTGATCGGTAAAACGGTCGATGTGAAAATCACCAAGGCGTTCCCGGCAGTGTTTAGAGGGGAAATGATTTAA